One window of Cydia strobilella chromosome 10, ilCydStro3.1, whole genome shotgun sequence genomic DNA carries:
- the LOC134744934 gene encoding E3 UFM1-protein ligase 1 homolog encodes MAPSSDWDEIKRLAADFQKAQLTSTAQRLSERNCIEIVTKLIELKLIDVIFTTDGKEYLTTQQLVREIKDELYVHGGRINTVELAKELNVDLSQINTSITEIVKGKEVQLVSGYLIASYYLEKIAKEINEKLQLQGQLSIGELTLQYDLPAELLQHSVLEKYLGKLIFGKQDASEPRTFYTEEYIMRTKAKIKGALMGLLKPTPITVIVNHCNVAERLFLSLFDQVNAPGMLTGRQTGALYVPSCYTKSQNDWVMSFYKQNNYLEYDALSRLGISDPKGYVKRTVPNDDLTFLSSCALGSQIKQQLETALEECIASKSYLDVVALLPSVLSDTDIENVLDQLLKNNSKATIVFENTVFSNHYIDTLKQACTPMMQSKVDAVVKSGKYQQFYLEKQLSKANDLTQQGHTDHKAERRDERRRKAASGKGGGGTQGRETKTKAVKKHLRGKQAAHDSDSDDASTVSKKNPSQLEIVDVEDVKKIIKDALENEGLENLLTQIAEYVHGGLNQTALVLAKETAEKLMQDATQSRKQTHSSTQDKINILINDIKLYEKGLKSLSADKQPQFLKYLIKSLGGDVLSEFCKYAANQCNLSVQMDVLTPEQRNKIINDLTEEYTKPFKALNATLSDQSLELFYQAVDLCLAECGMILKKIDKKKDKLVITNHREKLISELENCDDPALSLHLAVLAIFTILTQNMLHASGRLVPVIIEFLKTQLKEEQFVELQQYHELVTKYLTANDEEKTEVEDKLKEGMATIKNIVYDVKKNK; translated from the exons ATGGCACCATCATCGGATTGGGATGAAATAAAGCGCCTAGCTGCAGATTTCCAAAAAGCTCAGCTTACTTCTACTGCTCAAAG GCTTTCAGAAAGAaattgcattgaaattgtcacaaAATTGATAGAACTGAAATTGATTGATGTGATTTTCACTACTGATGGCAAGGAGTATTTAACTACTCAGCAACTAGTGAGGGAAATAAAGGATGAACTTTATGTACATGGTGGCAGGATTAACACAGTTGAGTTGGCTAAGGAGCTGAATGTTGACCTCAGTCAGATCAACACCAGCATCACTGAGATTGTCAAAGGAAAAGAAGTTCAACTGGTCTCTGGCTATTTAATAGCATCATACTATTTGGAGAAAATTGCAAAAGAAATTAATgaaaaacttcaacttcaagGACAATTATCTATTGGTGAGCTGACCCTGCAGTATGACTTGCCAGCTGAATTATTACAACACAGTGTACTTGAAAAATATTTGGGCAAACTCATTTTTGGTAAACAAGATGCTTCTGAACCCAGAACTTTTTATACAGAAGAGTATATCATGAGGACAAAAGCAAAAATTAAGGGAGCACTGATGGGCCTTTTGAAGCCGACTCCTATAACTGTTATAGTCAATCACTGTAATGTTGCTGAACGACTGTTCCTGTCCCTGTTTGACCAGGTGAATGCCCCTGGAATGCTGACTGGCAGACAAACAGGAGCTCTCTATGTACCGTCTTGTTATACTAAGTCACAAAATGACTGGGTGATGAGcttttacaaacaaaataacTATCTGGAGTATGATGCATTATCTCGCTTGGGCATCTCAGACCCTAAAGGCTATGTGAAGAGGACTGTACCAAATGATGACCTTACATTTCTCAGCAGCTGTGCACTCGGATCACAGATCAAACAACAGCTTGAGACAGCTCTAGAGGAGTGTATAGCATCTAAAAGTTACTTGGATGTTGTTGCCTTGCTGCCCTCTGTATTATCAGATACAGATATTGAAAATGTTCTAGATCAATTACTGAAGAACAACTCAAAGGCAACAATTGTCTTTGAAAACACTG TTTTCAGCAACCACTATATTGACACATTAAAACAAGCTTGTACACCAATGATGCAAAGCAAAGTAGATGCAGTTGTCAAATCAGGAAAATATCAGCAGTTTTATTTAGAGAAGCAATTGTCCAAGGCTAATGACCTTACACAACAGGGCCATACTGACCACAAAGCTGAAAGGCGAGATGAAAGAAGAAGGAAGGCAGCTTCAGGTAAAGGGGGCGGAGGCACCCAAGGCCGCGAAACAAAAACCAAGGCTGTTAAAAAACATCTGAGGGGTAAACAGGCTGCTCACGATTCTGACTCCGATGATGCCTCCACTGTCAGTAAGAAAAACCCATCCCAATTAGAAATTGTAGATGTTGAAGATGTAAAGAAAATCATCAAAGATGCTCTTGAAAACGAGGGACTTGAAAATCTTTTGACTCAAATAGCTGAATATGTACATGG GGGATTAAACCAAACTGCATTGGTACTAGCAAAAGAAACAGCCGAAAAGTTAATGCAAGATGCCACTCAGAGTAGGAAACAGACCCATTCTTCTACACAAGATAAgatcaacattttaataaatgatATCAAGCTTTATGAGAAGGGTCTTAAGTCATTGTCAGCTGATAAACAGCCACAATTCCTCAAATACCTTATCAAGTCTTTAGGAGGTGATGTCTTATCCGAATTCTGCAAATATGCAGCAAACCAATGCAATCTTTCTGTTCAAATGGATGTATTAACACCCGAACAGAGAAACAAGATTATTAACGACTTGACAGAGGAATACACGAAACCATTTAAGGCTCTGAATGCCACACTCTCTGATCAGAGTTTGGAGCTGTTTTATCAAGCTGTTGACTTGTGTCTAGCAGAATGTGGTATGATTTTGAAGAAGATTGACAAGAAGAAGGACAA gcTTGTGATAACCAATCACAGAGAGAAGTTAATATCAGAGTTGGAAAATTGTGATGACCCAGCCTTGTCACTGCACCTGGCTGTGTTGGCGATATTCACAATCCTTACACAGAATATGCTGCACGCATCTGGGAGGCTGGTGCCTgttattattgaatttttgAAAACTCAGCTTAAAGAGGAGCAGTTTGTAGAACTGCAACAGTACCATG AGTTAGTTACTAAGTACCTAACTGCAAATGACGAAGAGAAAACAGAGGTTGAAGACAAGTTAAAGGAGGGAATGGCTACAATTAAGAatattgtttatgatgttaagaaaaacaaatga
- the LOC134744692 gene encoding prefoldin subunit 3 has product MEGDAAESANAKSYSGIPEAVFVDNVDEFMSLPENSEGVDKVLRKLDEQHGKYKFMEYTLATKRRRLRQQIPDLARSLEMIEKLKAQKEDMDTQFLLSDQVFVKANVPPTEKVYLWLGANVMLEYSLEDAEKLLSSNMATAKKNLACVEHDLDFLRDQWTTTEVNMARVYNWDVKKRQAAKANS; this is encoded by the exons atggAAGGTGATGCAGCGGAGTCCGCAAATGCAAAATCTTATTCGGGGATTCCTGAAGCTGTATTTGTA GATAATGTTGATGAATTTATGAGTTTACCAGAAAACTCTGAAGGTGTAGATAAAGTATTACGAAAACTCGACGAACAGCATGGCAAGTACAAGTTTATGGAATACACCCTAGCAACCAAAAGGAGGCGCTTGAGGCAACAAATTCCTGACTTGGCTAGATCACTTGAAATGATAGAGAAATTGAAAGCACAGAAGGAAGACATGGATACTCAATTTTTATTAAGTGACCAAGTTTTTGTTAAG gctAATGTACCACCAACTGAAAAGGTATATCTATGGCTTGGAGCCAATGTGATGCTGGAGTACTCTTTGGAAGATGCAGAGAAGTTACTCTCTTCCAATATGGCGACTGCTAAGAAAAACTTGGCCTGTGTAGAACATGATTTGGACTTCTTACG tgaTCAATGGACAACCACTGAAGTGAATATGGCAAGAGTGTACAACTGGGATGTGAAAAAACGTCAAGCTGCTAAAGCTAACTCATAA